Genomic segment of Prionailurus viverrinus isolate Anna chromosome B4, UM_Priviv_1.0, whole genome shotgun sequence:
TTTAGAAAGTCACTAGATTgtaagctctctgagggcaggactcttcttctcttgtttattcttgttctttttcctctttgcatgTTTTCTCAGCTAAGTAGTATGTCTTGTGTGTAGATTGGCACATACATTTCTGAaaggtgatttctttttaaatcagtatGCACATTCCTTAAGACTTGTTCTTGTGGTAAATATGTTATAATAGAACTGATAGTTGGAAGGAATCTGTCTGATagtgaaattttaatatataatctaTGTAACCTATCCAGAGGTTTTTCTTGAATATGTTGACTTAATCATTGATTTTCACTAAACGGTAATAATAGAgcagagaattaaaatacatagaaatcaaatgttatatgtctttttcttttatactgaAGCAAAAGGAGAAACTGGTTCACAGCTTCAATCAGAAATCTCATCAGTTGGTCAAGAGGATGTTGACATAAATGCAGCTCGGGCGGAAAGCATCTCAGTGGCTCAGAAAGATCTACCTGAAAACTCCATTGTCAACTGTGACTCCCAGGCCCTAAATATGTTAGCTGACCTAGCGTTAAGTGCTGCTTCTTCCGCCACGCCGCCATCTGAGCCCAGAAACTTTCCCTGCCCCTCTGAACTGCCACAAGATGATGTTTTGCTTTCTAAAGAACATTCTCTGCACAGTACGTCTGACCATGAATATCACAGAGGAGTTAAAAATCAGAAAGGTGGACTGTTCCCGAAACCCTCCACTGGGAGGAAGAGCCCTCCAACGTCAGACTCCGCTGTCAGCCAGGAGGAAGAGAGCTCGGTTCCTGGCAGCAAGGCCCCTGTGGAAGCTTCACCAGCACTTCCCGAGGAAACACTAGAAACTTCTGAGGCAAGCCAAAGCACTTTCGTTGCCGTGGAACATTCCTATGCCCTGCTGCTTGCAGAACATTCAAAGAAACATCTGCAacagagaggaatcccaagccCGGCCTTCGCCAAGAATGGCACCAAAGGCCCCGAGGCAGGGACCCCTGTGGGGAAAGTCATGCCCTTCCGACATCAGCAGAGCACCTCCCCGCTGCGGAAGCTGTCTGAGGACCCGCTACCCAAGTGCAGGAGCCAAGTGGTGTCCTCTGACCCGAGAGACTTCCAATGCTCTCACACTGTGCTCAGCTGTGACGGCTCCGTCAAGGTCACGTTCCAATGTGAGACAGAGTACGTATTCGGCTTAGACAGCAAGTACACCAACCACCCGCTGGAGAAAACTGTAGTAAGAGCACTGCATGGGTAAGTGGGAGTGACACTTGATGAAAATGGACGTAACTCTGGTGTGGAGATCAACGTCAAGGGAAGGGATACCTGTGCCAGAatctggggagagggaaagaagggtaCTGTGTGTAACTCCAGTAACTTAGGAATAGTATCAGGCAGTTGTGTTTACTGCCTAAGAAAATGAGGCTGGTTTTGCCACCATCGGTGGTCACATGGAGCCCTTTAGCAAGCTAACTTTAGCCCTGTGAACAGCTTTCCATTTTGAGATGCTCCCACATAAGCCTTTGTGGCCTTTGAATTTACAATATGTCAATGAGATCTTAATGTAGAATcgtgaaatacagaaataatgcCTTACAGActgaattccagaagaaatgtttCAAGAATTACTTCTAACTTCTTAGGTTGGTCCAGTGGTCTGAGCGAGCAGTCTTACATGGGGTTGTTCTGTAAATCTAAGGAGTCAGAGCATCAAGGCAGTAACAGCAGAGCAGCtgaaagcatgggctttggagcgTAGACGAACCCGGGTTTTAATCTCCCGAGTTACCAACTTACTAACTAGCTTCTGGGACCCGGGGGTTCCTGTTCTTTGGGACAGTGCTTCTAGGGGTCTCACAGGAGTGCAGATTCTGACTCTGGTCTGTTTGGGATGGGGCCCGAGAGTCTGCATTTCTGGCGAATTTCCAGGTGGTGCCAGGGGAGCGTCGGTGGCAGTCCGTGGGCAGTGCTTTTAAGTGTTTAATGTCAGCAATGGCTACCAGCAGGTTGTTACGTATATTAAGGTTTTGCACAGTGACTGACCCGTACTAATAAGTGGTACTCGTTGCTAGTAGCAGGGACCATTAGTTATATGAAATGACATTCAGCTTCCTGTGAATGGAATATTTCACATGGAAGCAACTAACCTGTATCAGACTTCTTTTCTTGCTCCGGTTACACGCTCACATTCCTAGGAGCATATACTTAACGTTCCCATCTACTCATGAGGGGTGTTTCTTAGCTCTAATCCTGTGTAACAGAGGCCCAGCTCCGTAGCCCCTCCGacgctctctgctgtcatcctGCCGGGCAAGTGGCCAGAAGTGTTTTCTCCCCATTCAGTTTCAGGAGATTTTCTGGAACTATAATCTGAAAATAGTGTTGTTCTGCTGACTTGCCCACAGAGATATTTTAACCTCCAGACTTTCCCAACTATtagaagagaaacacaaaaatagaaatgagttGGCCAGACTTAGCAAAAGCAAGACGAGGATTGGGGTAGTTGCTGGAGCCATTCTTCACATAACAGGTGTATTGTGTCCAAAGGGAGTTGGAGTGGCATAAAAGAGAAATCCTAGACCGGGAGTCTGGAGACTTCTGTTCCAATCATGGTTCTGCTTAAGGGTTTTGTGATCTGAAGAAGTCACTTTTCAAACCTCCGATTTTCAGTTCCCTTTTctgcctctgtaaaatgggtggaTTAGATCCGTCATAACCACTTGTTAAGTCAACTTCATTTTTACATTATTGTTTCATatccatgtattttaaaataaaaatgaacaaatttaaaaCTAAGATGCAAATGAAGGCACTTATGATAAGACAGTCCACCAAAATCACCATTCTCAAtgactttttacatgttttttctttaaaatctcagGCCCTGGAACACTGACTTACCTGATAATGTGGAAGAAGTGAAGCTTTTACTTCATATGTGGGTGGCTCTGTTTTACAGCAGCCACAACAAGGTGATGCGGTCATCCCGAAAAGTGGTGGAGCACAGCAACCCCGCAAAATACGTGTCTATAAATAGCACATTAGAATCGTTGGAATTCAGCGAACTTGAGGAGGCCTCCAGCGTGCAGAGGTGTCCTGTGGACCCTCCGTTGGAGACTAACAAATCTCCCAGAGGTCCTGCTGCCGACGTGTCCTTCCCAGACGCCGACTCCTTGCTTCCCTTCATTAAACCACCACCCACAAGAGGCTTGGAGCTCTGGGTGCAGAACGAACAGAAAGAGATTTTTGCAGGAGAGGGTCTTCCAGACACCCCAGAGAGCCAGAATTTCATCTATTCCTGTAATAATGAGGTAAGTACGTGCTGACatcatttttgaagaaatttcttttttctctcaatgTGTGAAATCACATTCAAGACGTGCCGTGGGTTTCTTTTAGGAAGGTGGATTGTCTGTGTAAAGGATTAATAAGCCAGGCACTTAGTTTCTGTAAGTACCGCTCTAGATTGTCTGCAGGTGGAGCTCGTCTCCATCCTGATTGAAGAAGCAGAAGTGGAAGAAGACCATGGGGGCCACATGGGTCGGGGGCCAGGCATAATTGTGGCACTTATTAGTTACGGAGTTTGGGGCAAATTACTGGTTTTCTCTGAGCATACGCTCCCATCTTTTAAAAGAGGTAAATAATATCTGATCTGTCTTAGAACAGTTTTGAAGGATCAGATGCAATGATAAGAGTTAGAGATCTTTGATAAGCCTTGAACTGAAATGAAGTCTGTTAAAGATGATTCTGGAAAACAAATGCTGGCACGGTAAACGTGATGCCATGCCCCTGTGGGCCTGTTGGTAATTGTGGCAGATATGGAAACTACACTGTGATTCTTTGCGCTGCTCGCCACTGACGCTCCACAAGGCCAGATGGTCACGTGTTCACTGGAGCCCGTAAACAAGTTGCAGCAAACTTCTAAGCAAACGGCTTAACAAAATATATGCCCTTTTAAGTTTTCAGCTTGGTCTATTCCAGAATAATTTTGCATGCATTTGGGCACCTACAGTGCCTGTTTTAACACTGAGTTGACAGCGTGTCCGTATCTGGGGTTACTTGGGATTTGCGCCTCCAGGGAGACTCAGCCTGTGTCTCCAGATGCTGGTATCATCAAAATGGCTGTGAGCCCCGTAGCGGTCTAAGCTTTTTGCTCACATCAACTCAGTTTTCATGCAGCCCAGTGAGATAAAGACCACTCCACCCCATCTTATAGacgaggaaactaaggcacagagaagtgtgccagttgcctgaagtcacacagtaAATTGTTAAGCCTTGATTCAAAGCTAGACATCTAGATACTTGTCAcattctgtgtgcgtgtgtgtgtatgtacatgtgtgtgtttacgtgtgtatgcatacatacatatgcatgtgtgtggggttttttctAAGGATGGGTTTTATAAATTTCATCTGATTCTTGAGGAGATAGATAAAATCCAGTTAAGAATCTCTACTtagggtgtgcctgggtggctcagttggttaagcgtctcttttttttttttttaaagcatatttatttattttgagagcagggaggggcagagagaggagataatccaaagcaggctccacactgtcagcacagagcccaacatggggctcgaactcaaaaaaccatgagatcacgacctcagcccaagtcaagagttgaatgcttaagcgactgagcccccctgATGCCCACCCCcctttctaagtttatttatttagagagagagagagaggaagcatctggctcttttttaattttatttatttttattttttaatttacatccaagttacttagcatacagtgcaataattatttcaagagtagattccagtgattcatcccctatgtataacacccgtgctcatccccacaagtgtcttccttaatgccccttccccatttagcccatccctcgaCCCCCAACCCTTCAAGcaattctgtttgttctctgtatataagagtctcttatgttttgtccccctccttgtttttatatttttgcttccgttccctttattcatctgttttatatcttaaattccacatatgagtgaaatcgtatgatatttgtctttctctgactaatttcacttagcattataccctctagttccatctgcaagtgtttgactctggatttcagctcaagtcatgatctcctggctcatgagatcaaaccatgcttcaggctccatgcttcagcacagagactgcttgggattctctcactttctgcccctcccctgctcactcgtgcatgctctctctctcaaagtaaataataaactttttaaaaatttctaaaaaatagaatCTCTACCTTAGAATGAGACTATAAACTTAGGAAGACTTAGATTACTACCTAGTAAAGTATTTTTTGTTGTGGTAATCTGTAATCAGCTATCATCATTACtaattctaggattttttttttttttttttggaaacatgaAATAGACTATTAAGAAGTAGAAAGAGCATTAAAATTAATGATGCCTGACAATTTCTATAGCATatattcagagattttttttccaacatcttCTTGGCTACTCTGCCCCTGCTTTACAGTTGGTGTGTATATATTGGTGTgtatattataagaaaaaatccTGTTTGGGGCTGTGGTAAGTCTCCCTAAGAAGAGTCTACCTAAGAAGAAAGTGGTTTGCTTAGTCTCTACCCTGTGCTATTGTGAAAGAGTAGAAGATCCAAAAGAACAAACTGGAATTGATCCTCTATCATTTCCTTCTTCACCACATGCAAATGTAAAACCATCTATTTgattcttggggtttttttgtgtttgtttcatcattttaggTAATTGGGGAAAAAGCCAAAGAAGATTCATCAGATAACCTAGAGACTTCTAATCTTGTGCTTTCTGGTGTTGGAAGTACCCAAACTAATGGGCCTCCTATTCCTGGTGAAGATAAAGCCTTTGAGCCACCTGATAGCACAAGAGTGACTTCTGATGATACTGTCACGCAAACCGCACTCACCAAGACTTACGATGGGATCAGCAGTCAGTCAGTGATTTGTCAGAAGTCTGCATACAGCACCCTGGAAAGCAAAGCTGATATTTTTCATGCAACAGTGCAGACAAAAACAGGTACCTTACAGGGCCATGTCCAGCACAGAAGCCCCGTAAACCAAGAACGCCAGCCTTCATTGGAGAGGAAGGATGATACAGAGTATGTGATGATTAATCTGGAACCAGTTACgttcacttttgaaaaaaataactatgtaCCAGTACAGACAGAAGTTGTAAATAGAACCCACGAACCTATGGCCTTTACTATGGAGTCGGTTAAACAGGTACCACCTGCTATAAGTCTTAGACATCCCGTGTCTGCATTTGAAAAAGCACAAACACAAGGCCTTAGGGACGTTCCCTCTCTAGCAACGTCCAGACAAAAAGGCACTAAGCACCTGTGTGCCTCCTCCGTCGGTAGAGAGACACTTGCCGAAGAAGTGTGTTCGCTACAGAAAGAGATTCCTGTTCCAGGCTCATCGTCACCATCTGATAATTCAGTGGTGGCGGAAGCATTATCGTTAGTTAAAAGTTCTAATTTTTCGTTacccaaagaagaaatgaaactctCTCAAGAATTTTTTCTGCAGACTCCAAGTCTCTTTGGCATATCTTCGGAAGAGGTCGTTGAGCCGTCGCAGGTTGAAGAGGTGGTCCTGGCACCAGCCTCTGCCACTTTGGAAAAAGGTTATTCACATGACTACATGCCACCGATGGGTAATACAACCGATAGCTCCTCAGGACTGACCGATGACAAGAGCGGTCTCCAGAGTGAAAACAGGAGTTTTGAGTCTTTGAATTCAGCATTTACCCAACCAACCAGACTCTCTCTGAATAGAGAGGAGGCCAGCCTGGAGTTCTCAGAGGAGGATTCCGACATAGACCTCACGCTCACGATATCGCCACCAACCAGCCCCAGAGAAGAAGTGCCGGCTGGCAGACTGGAGCTGCAGCAGGAGGCCTCGGCATCAAATGTAGAACTTCCTGACGTGACTGACGAAATAATCAAGCCAGAAGAGGTGACTTtcatagaaaacagaaaagtgaatTCTGCTAACTGTACATCCACGTATCCTGCAGTGTCAGAGAAATCATTAGAAAACGAGAGAAAAGGTGATAATTTACAAACAGTCACCTTAATACTTTCTAAAGAAACTTGTGCCCTTGAGATTGCAGAGGAGGTTAATGTCACCTCAGACTTTCCCTTCAGTTCTTTAATTGAAGAAGTGTCACCAGCTTCTAGTCCTGACCCCCAAGTGCCAGTGGAAGGAACACAACTATGTCAGGCTGTGTCTCTGTGTAGTTTAGAACTTGCTGATACACATTGTGAGAAAAGTGACCGATTCTCCCAGGTCGAGTCAGTAGATTCGGCCATCACGGAGAAAGAAGGCTCTTTTGTCAGTCCTACCCGTCCAGGGGAACGAGACCGCGTACCTGGAGTACACGAGACGTGGCTTTCTGCCGGGCTGCCTCACCCAGGAAGAAAAGATGGCTGTTTGAGCCTTCCTAGTAGAGCAACCGAGGAAGTTGTCCCGAGGGAGCATGgcgagggttcctctttctcagaAAAGGTGCCGTCCTGTGATACGGGCTTGAGCCAGCCTACCTCAGCTGCCCAATATGGAGATGACTTCAAGCTTTCTCTAGAAAAATTGGTAACATCAGGAATTCCACTGCAGCCACTTAGCATACAGAACAGGAATTCAGACTTAAATCATCTGGTCTTGGAGACCTGGGAGTCTCCATTTAGCCCTAGAAAGATGATTGAAAATAAGTCTTTGGCTGACACATTTGTTTCTACTGCTGCACCAAGTGCTATAGCAAATGTGTCACTGAAACAGGAGATTGGCCCCAAAAGCATCGAGAAGAATCTCTTTAGCAGTGATTTGAAGACAAATGAAGGCATTTACGTCCAAGCCAAGTCCTTGAGCTCCGGCTCCGTTGGCGGAGCTGACGCCACACAGACACGCAGGCACTCGGGGCTCCCCAGACTTGCCTTTCGCTCACATGGCGCTGCTGCCTTCCCCCATTGTTCAACAGCCACGAACGCAGAGACGGGCTTTCAAACTCAGGAAATAGCCGTAGTCAGAATGGCCAGTTTGCTTAAGAATAGTGACACTGAGGCCAAGTTCCACGAAAAAGCCATAGATCTAGGAGGTGTTGATTCTCAGTTGCACATCACATCTCCAGAAGATAAGCAAAAAACAATCCATGTGCTGCAAGACGGGTCAGTGTGTGAAACAAAAGATGTGTTGAAGGCTGGGCTTTCCCCCACGTATTTACATGCTGATTCTTACCAAGGTACAGCAGTCACCAGTGAAAATAGCAGTAGAGAGCCTTGTGCTTCCTTTGTTCCCCAGTCTCAAACCCCTCTTATCTGTGGAGTCTCTGAAGAGCAGACGGCAAATAAGGGTCCTGGTGAGGGGCTCAGAGCCAAGGAAGACTCGGGGACCCTGAGCAGAGACATGGACCTCGGTGTGAATTCTGACATCCATTACGAGCCACTTTCTGGAGAGTCCGATCAAGACTCTTGTGGTGGGTGTAGAAATCCCCAATCAGTGGTGGAGGGTTCCTGCTCTGTGCGATGTAGTCAAACCAAGAAGGAAGATGCTCCAAAAGATGATTATGACTCTTTCCTGAGCCCAAATAATAGTGATAATGAAGAGTGGGGCTACTGCAAGCAGTCCTCAGGGTTGGAAACAGGCCTTCCTCCCAGGCACTGGCTCTGTGGACTCAAGAAGGAAGACCGGTGTGTGCCATCTTACGTCCAGATCCGAGACCTCTGTGGCATCCTCAGGACTTACGCTAATTTCACCATAACGAAAGAGCTCAAAGAGACCACGAGAGCTTTGCACAGCCTGAAGAGGTGCCCCGGTTTCATGGCAAAACGTGGTTTGCTCAGCAACTGGACAAATACTTGGCAGGTGGCAGATGACCTCACCCGGAACACTTTGGATCTGGAGTATCTGCGTTTTGCACATAAGCTAAAACAGATTGTAAAGAATGGAGATTCTCGGCATTCTGCCTCTTCTGCCAGTGTCTTTCCAAAGGAGCCCCCTCTCCAGATCGCTGCGGGAGCTCCCCCTCTGACAAAACTATCCGAGGCCCCGGCTCTGCGCCCTTCGTCCCGGAGCAGAAGTCCCCTCGTGGTAACAGTGGTTCTCTCGGACCCCAGACAGCAGAGTCTGCATAGGAGAGGCCAGATGCTTGGCGGTTCGGGCAGTTCCTGCTTCTGGAAGGAGAGGTGTGGTCACGGTAGAAATCATCTTACAAACTCTGAAAGAAATCACACCGTTTCATTCCACCTCAACAAACTGAAATACAACACGACTTTGAAAGAATCCCGGAGTGATATTTCGCTTATTCTCAACGAATATGCCGAATTCAACAAGGTGATGATGAATAGCAACCCGGTCATTTTCCCAGAGAAAGAGTCAAGTGCGGCTCCTGGGGAAGCCGCCTCTCCAGAGCTGTACTCCTCTCTCCCGCGGGCAGCCTCCTACGAGGACATGATCACAGACCTGTGCACCAGCTTGCACGTCAAACTGAAGAACGTGGTGAAAGAGGCCTGCAAGAGTCCCTTCCTGTTCTACCTCGTTGAGACCGAAGACCAGTCATTCCTTGTGAGGACGAAGGTAAGGTGCCCGCTCCGTCTTGGGGTGTGAATTCTTCTCTTTGCCACCTAACTTTATTTTGGAGGTGATAAATGTAGCGTCCTTGCCTTCGGAAAGAAATCAGGACACGGAGAGGCTTTAAGTCTCACTGCTCAGTCTTCACTGCATCTGCCACTCATACTCCATCTGAATGTTCCATCACGTTCCATGTTAGTGCGGTGACTGATTTTCACACCAAAAAGCTACCACCCAAATTTTCACACCAAAAATACTATTCCTGTTCAGATGCGAGCACAGACGTATTCCAAAGGGAAGATTCGGACTTAACAAGAAAGTAATAATACCTGTGTTCCTCCATTAGCGTGGATAGTTGATGGGGATCTCTTTTGGTTTGGGAGgtttttggtggtgtttttttttaattattattatttgtttaatgtttgtttagagcacgagtggggagggacagagagagagggagacacagaatccgaagcaggctccaggctctgagctgtcagcacagagcccgacacagggctcgaacccaccaaccaggagaacatgacctgagcccaagtcggccgctcaactgactgagccacccaggcgcccttttgcttgtttgtttcttaaattccacatatgagtaagagcctatgatacttgtctttctctaactgacctATCTCACTTAGCATcctactctctggctccatccacatcactgcaaatggcaagatttcattcttttttatggctgagtaatatccctgtgtatacacacacacgcacacacacacgcacaccatctttatccattcatctattcaggctgcttccatagtttggctgttgtgcATAaggctgcagtaaacataagggtgtgtgtatccctttgGATTAATGCTTTTGTGTCTGAGGGGTAAATAACCCACTAGTGGATTACCGGAGCATATGGtatgaaatctatttttaattttttgaggaacctctacattGTTTTCCCCAGAGGCTGCACCAGTCCGCActcccacccacagtgcaagagggttcccctttctccacttccttgtcAGCACTTGTCATTCTTGTCATTTAGAtactagccattttgacaggtgtgaggtgatacctcagtgtggttgtggtttgcatttccctgtgatGGGTGATGccgagcatcttgtcatgtgtcttttggccatctggatgttgtcTTTGGCAGAATGTctgttcacgtcttctgcccatttttaattggtttatttggCTTCTGAgtattgagttttagaagttctttatatgttttggatagtaactctttatcagatacgtcatttggagatatcttcttccattccgtaACTGCCGTTTAgttctgtttccttcactgtgcagaagctgtttatcttttttttaat
This window contains:
- the TASOR2 gene encoding protein TASOR 2 isoform X4 is translated as MSNYDTNREQDYVKNSGGVLGDNELRPPSQLHSVLEETEPGFISEKIFETVSLSSDSLFQRAISILHTSYLDSASEHGFQYSQVTLVKNDIFLNEYKAFYQEKKASNYTQEELKETYGFLLFETESQAKLVCQRGLCVGSGALTTLGDPAKGVYICKYSDYLHARPWYHGKSGYVVIFNLIKGKVKFVSENYTTNYTSPSSGYDCHVAANTNKVSHKTSHFRAFELSQYYLYELSGSTVIERPRQICPYVIVAFQYREPKKMAASAHESIFELSENALTPLWQGKLIIQGCLLCDVSLWSSYGTAVPAQLPHELDFKYVMTISSLKKRLPEAAFRKQNYLEQKVCCQDMCFRMYEVELSNKQGEKIDKLIEYIKNKQLAIVKCLEDRGFFILLTSSALMSETNFADERVCLHGLHLFHSSPPAGLKELKVEDDISSKVTPVLPALNCALLEAKKSFTEEGICPNTLVKRSFQELYKVDKSPSLTTASQDGIKETAFFGQLSNGFDLAPPAEKCPLQSFTQLKSYFSDPTGYILEVSTALDLLAERPQSPCISDGICDAGFSLVMTPDPEFLESEAEVRKETETEKNPEDMSKARQVAVISLNPALGRRVQPKRKASVPPTVQSKRVNLCRPFPKRAASAGKGSDCPTTLKLVKGPFPQKRKRAKGETGSQLQSEISSVGQEDVDINAARAESISVAQKDLPENSIVNCDSQALNMLADLALSAASSATPPSEPRNFPCPSELPQDDVLLSKEHSLHSTSDHEYHRGVKNQKGGLFPKPSTGRKSPPTSDSAVSQEEESSVPGSKAPVEASPALPEETLETSEASQSTFVAVEHSYALLLAEHSKKHLQQRGIPSPAFAKNGTKGPEAGTPVGKVMPFRHQQSTSPLRKLSEDPLPKCRSQVVSSDPRDFQCSHTVLSCDGSVKVTFQCETEYVFGLDSKYTNHPLEKTVVRALHGPWNTDLPDNVEEVKLLLHMWVALFYSSHNKVMRSSRKVVEHSNPAKYVSINSTLESLEFSELEEASSVQRCPVDPPLETNKSPRGPAADVSFPDADSLLPFIKPPPTRGLELWVQNEQKEIFAGEGLPDTPESQNFIYSCNNEVIGEKAKEDSSDNLETSNLVLSGVGSTQTNGPPIPGEDKAFEPPDSTRVTSDDTVTQTALTKTYDGISSQSVICQKSAYSTLESKADIFHATVQTKTGTLQGHVQHRSPVNQERQPSLERKDDTEYVMINLEPVTFTFEKNNYVPVQTEVVNRTHEPMAFTMESVKQVPPAISLRHPVSAFEKAQTQGLRDVPSLATSRQKGTKHLCASSVGRETLAEEVCSLQKEIPVPGSSSPSDNSVVAEALSLVKSSNFSLPKEEMKLSQEFFLQTPSLFGISSEEVVEPSQVEEVVLAPASATLEKGYSHDYMPPMGNTTDSSSGLTDDKSGLQSENRSFESLNSAFTQPTRLSLNREEASLEFSEEDSDIDLTLTISPPTSPREEVPAGRLELQQEASASNVELPDVTDEIIKPEEVTFIENRKVNSANCTSTYPAVSEKSLENERKGDNLQTVTLILSKETCALEIAEEVNVTSDFPFSSLIEEVSPASSPDPQVPVEGTQLCQAVSLCSLELADTHCEKSDRFSQVESVDSAITEKEGSFVSPTRPGERDRVPGVHETWLSAGLPHPGRKDGCLSLPSRATEEVVPREHGEGSSFSEKVPSCDTGLSQPTSAAQYGDDFKLSLEKLVTSGIPLQPLSIQNRNSDLNHLVLETWESPFSPRKMIENKSLADTFVSTAAPSAIANVSLKQEIGPKSIEKNLFSSDLKTNEGIYVQAKSLSSGSVGGADATQTRRHSGLPRLAFRSHGAAAFPHCSTATNAETGFQTQEIAVVRMASLLKNSDTEAKFHEKAIDLGGVDSQLHITSPEDKQKTIHVLQDGSVCETKDVLKAGLSPTYLHADSYQGTAVTSENSSREPCASFVPQSQTPLICGVSEEQTANKGPGEGLRAKEDSGTLSRDMDLGVNSDIHYEPLSGESDQDSCGGCRNPQSVVEGSCSVRCSQTKKEDAPKDDYDSFLSPNNSDNEEWGYCKQSSGLETGLPPRHWLCGLKKEDRCVPSYVQIRDLCGILRTYANFTITKELKETTRALHSLKRCPGFMAKRGLLSNWTNTWQVADDLTRNTLDLEYLRFAHKLKQIVKNGDSRHSASSASVFPKEPPLQIAAGAPPLTKLSEAPALRPSSRSRSPLVVTVVLSDPRQQSLHRRGQMLGGSGSSCFWKERCGHGRNHLTNSERNHTVSFHLNKLKYNTTLKESRSDISLILNEYAEFNKVMMNSNPVIFPEKESSAAPGEAASPELYSSLPRAASYEDMITDLCTSLHVKLKNVVKEACKSPFLFYLVETEDQSFLVRTKALLRKGGHTEMEPQHFCQAFPRENDTLVVVIRNEDIASHLHQIPCLLRLKHFPGVVFAGVDGPEDVPECTYQELFHAGGFVVSDDKILETLTLVQLKDMVKTLEKLNGNGRWKWLLHHRENKQLKEDVRVDSIARKKNLILRSYQSANLIELLHYHHCDSRSPTKAEHLKCLLNLQVQHVHARFAVFLTEKPTISREVFENSGILVTDVNNFIENIQKIAAPFKSSYW